A section of the Kribbella sp. HUAS MG21 genome encodes:
- a CDS encoding DUF6596 domain-containing protein produces the protein MPLDEVLRELAPQVLGALVRRYGHFDAAEDAVQEALLAAAQQWPVDGVPDSPRGWLITVASRRLTDLLRREQARQRREDRVAQWAPLGEPVGDADDTLVLLFLCCHPSLSPASQIALTLRAVGGLTTAEIARAFLVPEATMTRRITRAKAGVKDSGARFTLPADRDERLGAVLKVVYLIFNEGYASTTGPSLQRVELAAEGIRLARMLHRLLPDDPEVAGLLALLLLTDARRPARTGLHGELVPMEAQDRSLWIRELIREGVDLITATLPRGPVGPYQLQAAIAALHDEAPTADATDWPQIVALYEVLLQLTDNPMVALNHVVAVAMARGPGEGLALLGPIEHDDRIANDHRLAAVRAHLLEMSGDAPGARTAYEEAASRTTSVPQQRYLRARAARL, from the coding sequence ATGCCCCTCGACGAGGTGTTGCGGGAACTCGCGCCGCAGGTGCTCGGCGCGCTGGTGCGGCGGTACGGGCACTTCGACGCGGCCGAGGACGCCGTACAGGAGGCGTTGCTCGCGGCGGCTCAGCAGTGGCCGGTGGACGGCGTACCCGACAGCCCTCGTGGGTGGTTGATCACGGTTGCTTCCCGTCGGCTGACGGATCTGCTCCGGCGCGAGCAGGCCCGTCAGCGGCGGGAGGACCGGGTCGCGCAGTGGGCGCCGCTGGGTGAGCCGGTGGGGGACGCGGACGACACGCTGGTGCTGCTGTTCCTGTGCTGTCATCCGTCGTTGTCGCCGGCCTCCCAGATCGCGTTGACGTTGCGGGCGGTCGGTGGTCTGACGACGGCGGAGATCGCGCGGGCGTTCCTGGTGCCCGAGGCAACGATGACGCGGCGGATCACCCGGGCGAAGGCGGGCGTGAAGGACAGCGGCGCGCGGTTCACGCTGCCGGCCGATCGCGACGAGCGCCTCGGCGCGGTGCTGAAGGTCGTGTACCTGATCTTCAACGAGGGCTATGCGAGTACGACGGGACCGAGCCTGCAGCGCGTCGAGCTCGCGGCGGAAGGGATCCGGCTGGCGCGGATGCTGCACCGGTTGCTACCGGACGACCCCGAGGTCGCCGGGTTGCTCGCGTTGCTGCTGCTCACCGACGCGCGGCGGCCGGCGCGCACCGGGCTGCACGGTGAACTGGTGCCGATGGAAGCGCAGGACCGGTCGCTGTGGATCCGGGAGCTGATCCGCGAGGGCGTGGACCTGATCACGGCGACGCTGCCGCGCGGACCGGTCGGGCCGTACCAGTTGCAGGCGGCGATCGCGGCGCTCCACGACGAGGCGCCGACCGCTGACGCGACGGACTGGCCGCAGATCGTCGCGCTGTACGAGGTGCTGCTGCAGCTCACCGACAACCCGATGGTCGCGCTCAACCACGTGGTCGCGGTCGCGATGGCGCGCGGGCCGGGCGAAGGACTCGCACTGCTGGGGCCGATCGAGCACGACGACCGCATCGCGAACGACCACCGGCTCGCCGCGGTGCGCGCGCATCTCCTGGAGATGTCCGGTGACGCGCCCGGAGCCCGCACGGCGTACGAGGAGGCAGCGAGCCGGACGACGAGCGTCCCCCAGCAGCGCTACCTCCGCGCCCGCGCCGCCAGGCTGTAG
- a CDS encoding Lrp/AsnC ligand binding domain-containing protein, giving the protein MVQAYILIQTEVGRAADVAAQIAEVQGVTLAEDVTGPYDVIVRAEARNVDELGKLVVARVQNVPGITRTLTCPVVHI; this is encoded by the coding sequence GTGGTCCAGGCCTACATCCTGATCCAGACCGAGGTCGGCCGCGCGGCCGACGTCGCCGCACAGATCGCCGAGGTCCAGGGCGTCACCCTGGCCGAGGACGTCACCGGCCCGTACGACGTGATCGTCCGCGCCGAAGCCCGCAACGTCGACGAACTCGGCAAGCTGGTGGTTGCCCGAGTCCAGAACGTCCCCGGCATCACCCGCACCCTGACCTGCCCGGTCGTCCACATCTGA
- a CDS encoding DUF3515 domain-containing protein — MPKFLFAAPARSGAARCAGVVLGLLLIAGCSQGPTPVPVPSPAPEVAAACADLIKALPAKVLDADRRETTPESPLTTAYGDPPIEMTCGVTPPAGMAEAQSQCFEVNGVGWFAKQVENGFIFTTIGRALYFEVAVPSKYTPEANALTDVSTAVHKHNKLVTPCT, encoded by the coding sequence ATGCCGAAATTCCTGTTCGCCGCACCGGCGCGCTCCGGTGCGGCCCGGTGCGCAGGCGTCGTACTCGGGCTGCTCCTGATTGCGGGGTGCAGCCAAGGGCCGACGCCGGTCCCCGTCCCGTCCCCCGCCCCCGAGGTCGCCGCCGCGTGCGCCGACCTGATCAAGGCCCTCCCGGCCAAGGTCCTCGACGCCGACCGCCGCGAGACCACCCCCGAGAGCCCGCTGACCACGGCGTACGGCGACCCGCCCATCGAGATGACCTGCGGCGTCACGCCACCCGCCGGCATGGCCGAGGCCCAGTCCCAGTGCTTCGAGGTCAACGGCGTCGGCTGGTTCGCCAAGCAGGTCGAGAACGGCTTCATCTTCACCACCATCGGCCGCGCCCTCTACTTCGAGGTAGCGGTCCCCTCCAAGTACACCCCCGAAGCCAACGCCCTCACCGATGTCTCCACCGCCGTCCACAAGCACAACAAACTCGTCACACCCTGCACCTGA
- a CDS encoding YciI family protein: MKYMILTYASQQDYDGMAGKDSGKPAWAPEDFAAMGAFMEKFNNELIESGELVETRGLAAPVLTRRLGSKDGQSVVTDGPYAETQEVLAGYWIVECESFDRATEIASRLADTPAPESARATAYADIRPIVEGRDELVE; the protein is encoded by the coding sequence ATGAAGTACATGATCCTGACGTACGCGTCGCAGCAGGACTACGACGGGATGGCGGGGAAGGACAGCGGGAAGCCTGCCTGGGCGCCGGAGGACTTCGCGGCGATGGGGGCGTTCATGGAGAAGTTCAACAACGAGCTGATCGAGTCGGGTGAGCTGGTCGAGACCCGCGGGCTGGCGGCGCCGGTGCTGACCCGGCGGCTGGGGTCGAAGGACGGGCAGTCGGTGGTGACCGACGGGCCGTACGCCGAGACGCAGGAGGTGCTCGCCGGGTACTGGATCGTCGAGTGCGAGTCGTTCGACCGGGCGACCGAGATCGCGTCCCGGCTCGCGGACACGCCGGCGCCGGAGTCCGCCCGCGCGACGGCGTACGCCGACATCCGTCCGATCGTCGAGGGCCGCGACGAACTGGTGGAGTGA